From a region of the Calliphora vicina chromosome 4, idCalVici1.1, whole genome shotgun sequence genome:
- the LOC135957443 gene encoding alpha-tocopherol transfer protein-like: MTSEITILHEKLEHLKQWFKENPKLPTEINTTLLRRFLKCMNGDIEDTKQLLELNYQLRNKNEHLFINRDPYDEMTQKSFQTVDMVPLPGVTPENYKILCFRLTEKDVKAQNSIEECKAFFLVADVRFIYSDVEEDFANDAEVEEMESLASGEIHIVDIGNYSLRHMASMSLMTMRTYMNFLQHAYPVRLKAMHIINCPTYLNRMVAITRPFIHEDVFKMIHFHTDGIESLYEHVPRDMLPSEYGGKAESLSVIKSKWWNILTKKRDYLVDPNQWVVAKSETKSGWLWW; this comes from the exons ATGACAAGTGAAATAACGATATTGCATGAAAAACTGGAACATTTGAAACAATGGTTTAAAGAAAATCCAAAATTACCCACTGAAATTA ACACGACCCTATTAAGACGATTTTTGAAGTGCATGAATGGTGATATAGAAGATACTAAACAATTGTTGGAGCTCAATTAtcaattaagaaataaaaatgaacATCTGTTTATTAATCGAGATCCCTATGATGAAATGACCCAGAAATCATTTCAGACAGT tgaCATGGTACCACTACCCGGTGTAACGCCCGAAAATTACAAAATCTTATGTTTTCGTTTAACCGAGAAAGATGTCAAAGCG CAAAATAGCATAGAGGAATGCAAGGCATTCTTTTTGGTGGCTGATGTACGTTTTATATACTCTGATGTGGAAGAAGATTTTGCCAACGATGCTGAAGTTGAGGAAATGGAGTCTTTGGCAAGTGGTGAAATTCATATTGTTGATATAGGCAACTATAGTTTACGTCACATGGCTTCCATGTCACTGATGACAATGCGCACCTATATGAACTTCTTGCAGCATGCGTATCCGGTGCGTTTGAAGGCTATGCACATTATAAATTGTCCCACATATCTAAATCGTATGGTGGCCATTACGCGACCATTTATACATGAAGATGTATTTAAAATG ATCCATTTTCACACTGACGGCATTGAGAGCCTTTATGAACATGTGCCTCGTGACATGTTGCCTTCTGAATATGGTGGCAAGGCTGAATCTTTAAGCGTTATCAAATCAAAATGGTGGAATATATTGACcaaaaaaag AGATTATCTTGTTGATCCTAATCAATGGGTTGTTGCTAAGAGTGAAACAAAAAGTGGTTGGTTATGGTGGTAA